ATTAGATTGAAGTTTGTTTTTTAGTAGAATAGAATCTTTTTGTACGTAACCTACTTTATTATTAACAGACACTTTATACCAACCATTAGTTGTTTCAAGTATGTTCACTTTCGTATTAAAGCGAATTGTATCAATTGATGAGCTATTTGCGTTATCTTTTGTATGTAAGGCTACTTGATCAACTTTTACATATCCAGTTTTCACATTAGATAATTGTTCAGCATTGGCTGTTTGTACATTTGTTTCTCCCATAGAAGGAAGTAAAGAAGCAATTGCGACAGTAGTTGCTGTTAAAGCAGTAGCTTTCATATTCATATAATAGAGACCTCCTCTAGTTGTATAGTTGTAATTTTATTATAGTATAAAGATATAATATAGTGGGTTTATTCACATAAATGTAATATGAAATCAATATAAAAATAAATTTTTTGAGGATAATGATTCATTTTTACCCAATTAATTAGGATAATGATTTCTAATATAGAATATAAGTATTATATGGTTTCGTTATTTTGTTGACAATTGAGAAAATTAAAACAGTTGATGATGTCTTATTACGGTGTTATACTGACAGTGTTAATTTCATAGTTTGCTAGGAGAGCTGGTGTTGCCAGCTGAGAGTAGGCCGTAAGCCTTTGATCCTTTTTATTACCTGATCTAGATTATGCTAGCGTAGGGAAGCAATTCGGACACTAATAATAAGTCCCCGTTTCTTTGCGTATAGAAACGGGGCTTTTTTGTTTAAAAATTTCATATTGAAACCACTAGGGGTGCTTGTTGTGCTGAGAGAGGAATAATCCTTAACCCTTATAACACCTGATCTAGGTAATACTAGCGAAGGGAAGTGGAACAACGAATAAATTATAATTTTATTTGCTGTAACCACTTCTTATTTAGAAGTGGTTTTTTATTTATATACACATACCGGAAGGGGATAGGGAAATGAAATTTTGCGATAGATTGTTAGAAACTGTACAACCAGTTTGGGAGATGAGTCATAATCATCCATTTGTTGTAGGTATGGGAGATGGCACGTTAGAAAAAGATAAGTTTCAATATTACATTATTCAAGATTATTTATATTTGTTAGATTATGCAAAGCTATATGCCATCGGTGTTGTAAAGGCAACGAATCCACAAGTAATGGGGAAATTTGCTGAACAAATTGATGGGATATTAAATGGAGAAATGACAATTCATAAACAATATGCGAAAAGACTTGGAATTTCTATAGAGGAGATAGAGTCTGCAAAGCCATCTGCTAAAAATTTAGCTTATACAAATTACATGATGTCTGTATCTCAAAATGGCACACTTGCGGAATTAATAGCAGCACTTCTTCCATGTATGTGGAGCTACTGGGAAATTGGAAAGCGTTTAAATGATATTCCTGGAGCAAGAGATCATGAGTTCTTTGGTGAGTGGATTCAAGGCTATAGTTCTGAAGAATATGGCAACCTTTGTGTTTGGTTAATAGATTTATTAAATGAAATGGCAGTTGGAAAGTCTGAAAAAGAGCTAGATCGATTAGAGGAGATTTTCCTATATTCCAGTCGATTTGAATATTTATTCTGGGATATGTCCTACCATAAGGAGATGTGGGGATTTGAGGAGCAAGAACATACTACAGCTTCATAATGTTTCTTTTCATTATGATGAGAAGCCAATCATCAATGAATTAAATGCTTCTATACAAGATAAAGAGTTTGTAAGTATTATCGGACCGAGTGGATGCGGGAAAAGTACTTTATTTCGCCTTATTACAGGTTTAGAAGAAGCAAGTACGGGACAGATAGAGCTGACAGAAACAAAGAGCCATCCTGTAGGGTATATGCCCCAAAAAGATATGCTCCTGCCGTGGAGAACGATTATTGAGAATGCTGCCCTGCCGTTAGAGTGCCAAGGTGTACAGAAGAAAGAAGCACAAATAAAGGCGAAGGAACTGCTACATAAATTTGGCTTACAAGGGTATGAGACAAAATATCCGAAAGATTTATCTGGTGGTATGAGACAACGTGTATCCTTTATTCGAACTTTATTAACAGGCGGGGAGATATTGCTGTTAGATGAACCGTTTAGCGCGTTGGATGCTTTAACGAAGGCATCTTTGCAAGAATGGCTGTTTGAACAATGGAAAGAGTGGAAAAAAACAATTTTATTTATCACTCATGATGTGGAAGAAGCATTGTTTCTTTCTAATCGAATTTTAGTAGTAGAGCAGCAACCGATAACTACTTTAACCGAGAGGATTGTACCGCTTGATCATAATCGGACAAGAAAAGATTTATATAAGCCTGAAGTGTTAGCGCTTAAAGATGAGCTTCTTAGTATGTTACAAAGGCAGGTACTTGTATGATGAACCGGTTGAAGGAGTTATTACCTGCGCTTACACTTTCTAGTATTTTACTTTTCATGTGGGAAATTGGTGCAAGAATTGTAGATGAAATGTACATTTTACCGTCACCGTCTGCAATTGTAATGAAGATATGGAAACTAAAAGATATATTATTTACGGTTCATTTGCCGGCAACATTATATGTCGTTTTAATAGGGGTGGCTATTTCTATCGTACTTGGAGTAGGGCTAGCGATGTTAATGAACGCGAGTAATTGGATGGAGAGAGCATTTTATCCATTATTAGTGGCTTCACAAACGATTCCTATTACAGCGCTTGCTCCGCTCTTCGTTTTGTGGTTTGGATATACGATTTGGAGTAAGGTCGTTGTTACGGTTTTAATTACGTTTTTCCCAATTGCGGTCAATACGTATGATGGACTACGCAGTACGAAAAAAGAATGGGAAGAGCTTTTAGTTACGTACGGGGCAACGAAAAAAGATGTTTTTCTTAAATTAAAATTGCCGTCTGCTCTTCCTTATTTTTTCTCAGCTTTAAAAATTGCAGTTCCGCTTAGTGTAATTGGGGCAGCAATTGGCGAATGGCTCGGTGCACAAGCTGGGTTAGGATATTTCAGTAAAAGAATGATGACGCAGTTAGACGGAGCAGGTGTATTTGCACCCATTGTATTGTTATCATTACTAGCTATTTTC
This Bacillus paramycoides DNA region includes the following protein-coding sequences:
- the tenA gene encoding thiaminase II, with amino-acid sequence MKFCDRLLETVQPVWEMSHNHPFVVGMGDGTLEKDKFQYYIIQDYLYLLDYAKLYAIGVVKATNPQVMGKFAEQIDGILNGEMTIHKQYAKRLGISIEEIESAKPSAKNLAYTNYMMSVSQNGTLAELIAALLPCMWSYWEIGKRLNDIPGARDHEFFGEWIQGYSSEEYGNLCVWLIDLLNEMAVGKSEKELDRLEEIFLYSSRFEYLFWDMSYHKEMWGFEEQEHTTAS
- a CDS encoding ABC transporter ATP-binding protein produces the protein MRSKNILQLHNVSFHYDEKPIINELNASIQDKEFVSIIGPSGCGKSTLFRLITGLEEASTGQIELTETKSHPVGYMPQKDMLLPWRTIIENAALPLECQGVQKKEAQIKAKELLHKFGLQGYETKYPKDLSGGMRQRVSFIRTLLTGGEILLLDEPFSALDALTKASLQEWLFEQWKEWKKTILFITHDVEEALFLSNRILVVEQQPITTLTERIVPLDHNRTRKDLYKPEVLALKDELLSMLQRQVLV
- a CDS encoding ABC transporter permease, with the translated sequence MNRLKELLPALTLSSILLFMWEIGARIVDEMYILPSPSAIVMKIWKLKDILFTVHLPATLYVVLIGVAISIVLGVGLAMLMNASNWMERAFYPLLVASQTIPITALAPLFVLWFGYTIWSKVVVTVLITFFPIAVNTYDGLRSTKKEWEELLVTYGATKKDVFLKLKLPSALPYFFSALKIAVPLSVIGAAIGEWLGAQAGLGYFSKRMMTQLDGAGVFAPIVLLSLLAIFFVILISILEKKFISWRKHS